Proteins encoded within one genomic window of Rhizobium favelukesii:
- a CDS encoding GNAT family N-acetyltransferase, with product MFFHQGTIVPLAKIEFFANPQVTSMISKRPATEADKPFLVWLEEACMREYAVALWGSWPSGLSVRDSIDCCQIIIDGGHDVGCVTVEKHSDHLWLDELFIEPKSQRRGIGSTVLWGVIADAATLAVPLRLSVLTTNPALDFYLRHGFQIHQETTERRYLVR from the coding sequence ATGTTTTTCCATCAGGGGACCATTGTGCCCCTCGCTAAAATCGAATTTTTTGCGAACCCGCAGGTCACGTCGATGATTTCAAAGCGCCCGGCCACCGAAGCTGACAAGCCTTTTCTCGTATGGCTCGAAGAGGCTTGTATGCGTGAATACGCTGTTGCGCTCTGGGGCTCGTGGCCATCGGGTTTGAGCGTGCGGGATTCCATTGACTGCTGCCAGATCATCATCGATGGCGGTCATGATGTCGGATGCGTCACCGTTGAGAAGCATAGTGATCACCTATGGCTCGACGAACTGTTTATCGAGCCGAAATCTCAGCGGCGAGGAATTGGTTCGACAGTCCTGTGGGGTGTCATAGCGGATGCTGCGACTCTTGCAGTTCCGCTTCGCTTGAGCGTCCTGACCACTAATCCCGCGCTGGATTTCTACCTGCGACATGGCTTCCAAATTCATCAAGAAACGACTGAGAGGCGCTATCTTGTGAGGTGA
- a CDS encoding GNAT family N-acetyltransferase → MKLVRVSSQSEWEAYHQIRRHVLFDLRGLSGYDDHHPDDREPEHLPLIFVDGNECVGAVRLDLTGNGNGVVRAVAIVAERQRQGIGRAMMNGVERLAMAHEAVRLEAHAAPDAVGFYYKIGWEIVDAHRPNPLMAKLLK, encoded by the coding sequence TTGAAGCTGGTACGGGTATCGAGCCAATCTGAATGGGAGGCGTATCATCAGATTCGACGGCATGTGCTGTTCGATCTGCGCGGATTGTCTGGATACGACGATCACCATCCTGACGACAGAGAGCCGGAGCATCTTCCGCTGATTTTTGTCGATGGCAATGAGTGCGTCGGTGCCGTCCGTCTTGATCTCACTGGGAACGGGAATGGGGTGGTTCGCGCGGTTGCAATCGTTGCGGAGCGCCAGCGGCAAGGTATCGGCCGAGCCATGATGAACGGCGTCGAGAGACTAGCCATGGCTCACGAGGCAGTGAGACTAGAAGCCCACGCAGCGCCCGACGCAGTGGGTTTCTATTACAAAATTGGCTGGGAAATTGTCGATGCACACCGGCCTAATCCTCTTATGGCAAAGCTTTTGAAATGA
- a CDS encoding DUF2442 domain-containing protein, protein MSGMKSQMGPYATSARYDADHDAIVVVLNNGSFLGFPVEKLQGLQGANASQLNNVVVEAKGLGLHWPDIDADLCVPALMDGILGSRKWMAAQLGSAGGKAKSGAKATSSRLNGLKGGRPKKNAAA, encoded by the coding sequence ATGAGCGGAATGAAGTCGCAGATGGGGCCATACGCCACGTCAGCCCGCTACGACGCTGATCATGATGCCATCGTTGTGGTGCTTAACAACGGTTCTTTCCTCGGTTTTCCCGTCGAGAAACTGCAAGGGTTGCAAGGTGCTAACGCTTCGCAATTGAACAACGTCGTTGTCGAGGCCAAGGGCCTTGGGCTTCACTGGCCGGATATCGATGCCGATCTCTGTGTTCCAGCTCTGATGGACGGAATATTGGGCTCCAGAAAGTGGATGGCGGCGCAATTGGGGTCTGCTGGTGGGAAGGCAAAGTCCGGCGCGAAGGCCACTTCATCGAGACTCAATGGCTTAAAGGGCGGTCGTCCCAAGAAGAATGCAGCCGCGTAG
- a CDS encoding DUF1236 domain-containing protein has product MNIKSIGIAASILLASTSAFAQSSTVTGAAGGAATGAIVGGPAGAAVGGIVGGVAGSLLEPPPPKVVTYVQQVPTPSERVVVKEKIVVGQPLPTTVVVTPVPYEPKYAYAIVNEQRVIVEPSSRKVIQVVQ; this is encoded by the coding sequence ATGAATATCAAATCAATAGGAATCGCGGCAAGTATCCTGCTGGCATCAACCTCTGCCTTTGCGCAGTCGTCGACCGTAACAGGTGCAGCAGGTGGTGCGGCAACCGGTGCTATCGTCGGTGGCCCTGCTGGTGCTGCTGTCGGAGGCATCGTCGGCGGCGTTGCAGGCAGCCTCCTTGAGCCGCCGCCGCCAAAGGTGGTGACCTATGTTCAGCAGGTTCCAACTCCGAGCGAACGCGTCGTGGTGAAGGAAAAGATTGTCGTCGGACAGCCGCTACCGACGACCGTGGTCGTGACGCCAGTTCCCTATGAACCGAAGTATGCGTACGCAATTGTCAACGAACAGCGTGTGATCGTCGAACCTTCCTCCCGGAAGGTCATCCAGGTCGTCCAGTGA